From a single Collibacillus ludicampi genomic region:
- a CDS encoding DeoR/GlpR family DNA-binding transcription regulator: MLAAERKLRIAELVKQKRVATVAALAQEFQVHEATIRRDLAEMEQEGILKRTHGGVVIVDRGANHEPSFSERASEQLEQKKRIGKKAAELIEDGEHVILDSGTTTIHIAKNLVNRSNITVVTNDINVAVELRDAQGITVIVTGGTLYRSSFMLNGMFTNEVLSTLHVQKAFIGTPAIHSKYGLTHPESELVPTKKSMIEAAQEIIVVADDTKIGKVTLHTVAPIESVHTFITGSEASDSQLQPFKDNGIRVITA; this comes from the coding sequence CAGCTGAGCGTAAATTACGGATAGCGGAGTTAGTGAAACAGAAGCGTGTTGCAACAGTTGCTGCTCTTGCTCAAGAATTTCAAGTCCATGAGGCTACAATCCGTCGTGATTTAGCGGAGATGGAGCAAGAAGGTATACTTAAAAGGACTCATGGCGGAGTTGTTATTGTTGACCGTGGAGCGAATCACGAGCCTTCTTTTTCTGAAAGAGCCAGCGAGCAACTTGAGCAGAAAAAACGTATTGGTAAAAAAGCGGCTGAATTAATCGAAGATGGCGAACATGTAATTCTTGATTCTGGCACAACCACCATACACATTGCAAAAAATTTAGTGAATCGTTCAAATATAACTGTTGTTACTAATGATATCAATGTTGCAGTGGAATTACGTGATGCGCAAGGTATTACGGTTATCGTTACAGGGGGTACTTTATATCGTTCCAGTTTTATGTTGAATGGAATGTTTACAAATGAAGTTTTAAGTACCCTTCATGTTCAAAAAGCATTTATCGGAACACCAGCTATACACTCAAAGTACGGTCTAACCCACCCAGAATCAGAACTTGTTCCAACCAAAAAAAGTATGATTGAAGCTGCTCAAGAGATAATTGTTGTTGCAGATGATACAAAAATAGGTAAAGTTACCCTGCATACTGTTGCTCCTATCGAGTCTGTTCACACATTCATAACAGGTTCAGAAGCTTCAGATTCACAACTTCAGCCGTTTAAGGACAATGGGATACGTGTTATTACTGCATAA